Proteins found in one Ruficoccus amylovorans genomic segment:
- a CDS encoding transposase produces the protein MKRKRYTEEQIVALLREADEGRSVDDVCREHNVSKASFHRWKSKYGQMELRDVKRLKELERENAELKKLVADQLLNIKVLEQVNAKKW, from the coding sequence ATGAAACGAAAGAGATACACCGAAGAGCAAATCGTGGCGCTCCTGCGCGAGGCAGACGAAGGCCGCAGCGTGGACGATGTTTGCCGCGAGCACAATGTGAGCAAAGCGAGCTTCCATCGTTGGAAGAGCAAGTACGGACAGATGGAGCTGCGCGATGTGAAGCGTCTGAAGGAGCTTGAGCGCGAGAACGCCGAGCTGAAGAAACTGGTGGCCGACCAGCTTTTGAACATCAAAGTACTGGAGCAGGTAAACGCAAAAAAATGGTAA
- a CDS encoding restriction endonuclease subunit S, producing the protein MFICFRLKKGYSDTFFQNCFEQNMHGKQLAKHITSGARSNGLLNISRGRFFGVEIPTPLPSEQQKIADCLASLDELIAAESEQLDALKAHKKGLMQQLFPREGETTPRLRFPEFKDTSKWAAKAIGSLCKTFSGGTPSTSNPNYYGGEIPFIRSAEIGKNQTELFLTNDGLINSAAKLIDRGDVLVALYGANSGDVSLAKINGAINQAILCLKSKACNGYIYQYLSFQKDWITSTYLQGGQGNLSGEIIKSIEIPIPSLHEQQRIANCLSSLDDQIAVQSEKVDALKEHKKGLLQQLFPIPEEIDA; encoded by the coding sequence GTGTTTATTTGTTTTCGACTGAAAAAAGGCTACTCAGATACCTTTTTTCAGAACTGCTTCGAGCAGAATATGCACGGGAAACAGCTTGCCAAGCACATCACAAGCGGAGCACGCAGCAATGGCCTGCTGAATATCAGCAGAGGACGTTTCTTTGGCGTTGAAATCCCAACCCCTCTCCCTTCCGAACAACAGAAAATTGCCGACTGCTTAGCTTCGTTGGACGAGTTGATCGCTGCCGAAAGCGAGCAACTCGACGCACTCAAGGCCCACAAAAAGGGCCTCATGCAGCAACTCTTTCCCCGCGAAGGCGAAACCACCCCCCGCCTGCGCTTCCCCGAATTCAAAGACACTAGCAAGTGGGCAGCGAAAGCTATCGGCAGTCTATGTAAGACATTTAGCGGAGGCACTCCCAGCACATCGAATCCAAACTACTACGGAGGAGAGATTCCTTTTATTAGATCAGCGGAAATCGGTAAAAACCAAACAGAGCTATTTTTAACTAACGATGGGCTCATAAATTCTGCAGCGAAACTCATAGATAGAGGAGATGTCTTGGTGGCATTGTATGGGGCCAATAGTGGGGATGTTTCACTTGCAAAAATTAATGGAGCTATAAACCAAGCGATACTTTGTTTAAAATCAAAAGCCTGCAATGGCTACATTTACCAATACCTTAGCTTTCAGAAGGACTGGATTACCTCGACCTATCTTCAAGGTGGGCAAGGGAACCTGTCAGGCGAGATAATAAAATCCATTGAGATTCCGATTCCGTCTCTCCATGAGCAACAACGTATCGCCAATTGCCTTTCCTCTCTTGACGATCAGATCGCCGTACAATCCGAAAAAGTGGATGCACTCAAGGAGCATAAGAAGGGACTGCTGCAACAGCTATTTCCAATCCCGGAGGAAATTGACGCATGA
- a CDS encoding AAA family ATPase translates to MSAATFTGLDTLATHLRQEDKKYTLLYAYNGTGKTRLSTAFKDLGKQGDERDTLYFNAFTEDLFSWDNDLDGDSERVLKINSDSSFFDGLQEVEMDNRIRPFLDRYADFDFKIDTDAWVVRFSREVIVGDTTEVIDNIKVSRGEENIFIWCFFLAIVQLVIDDDGSGAYNWVKYIYIDDPISSLDEHNAITVASNLAQLLKQSDRNLRTVISTHHTLFFNVLCNELTRAQKYFLSCDRQTGSYVLRETGNTPFFHHVAALAQLYEAERSGQLYTHHFNMLRSILEKTASFHGYQNFSACLKRDDDDEDGVLHTRLVNILSHSNYSLYEPQEMLEENKRYFRKILHDFITRYPFNPDLFPSETEAPQAS, encoded by the coding sequence ATGAGCGCAGCCACCTTCACCGGACTGGATACACTGGCGACCCACTTGCGGCAGGAGGACAAGAAATATACCCTCCTGTATGCCTACAACGGGACGGGCAAGACGCGCCTTTCAACAGCCTTCAAGGACCTCGGGAAACAGGGAGATGAACGGGACACCCTCTATTTTAATGCCTTCACCGAGGACCTCTTCTCTTGGGACAACGATCTGGATGGCGACAGCGAGCGGGTCTTGAAAATAAACTCGGACTCCAGCTTCTTTGACGGGCTTCAAGAGGTGGAAATGGATAACCGCATCCGTCCCTTTTTGGACCGCTACGCGGACTTCGACTTCAAAATAGACACAGACGCCTGGGTCGTCCGCTTTTCCAGAGAAGTCATTGTCGGGGATACCACTGAGGTCATTGACAACATCAAGGTATCCCGTGGAGAGGAAAATATTTTCATCTGGTGCTTCTTCCTGGCCATAGTTCAACTCGTCATCGACGACGATGGCTCTGGGGCGTACAACTGGGTCAAATACATCTATATCGACGACCCGATTTCCTCTCTCGACGAGCACAACGCCATCACTGTGGCGAGTAATCTGGCCCAACTGCTCAAGCAGTCGGACCGTAATCTCAGGACAGTCATTTCAACCCACCACACGCTGTTTTTTAACGTGCTGTGCAACGAATTGACCCGCGCCCAGAAGTACTTCCTGAGTTGCGACAGGCAAACCGGCAGTTATGTCCTTCGCGAAACAGGGAATACCCCGTTCTTTCACCATGTCGCAGCGTTGGCCCAGCTCTACGAGGCGGAAAGGAGCGGGCAACTCTATACCCACCATTTCAACATGCTGCGCTCGATTCTGGAAAAAACGGCGAGCTTTCACGGCTACCAGAACTTTTCCGCCTGCCTAAAACGAGACGATGACGATGAAGACGGGGTCCTTCATACACGTCTCGTGAACATTCTCAGCCACAGCAATTATTCTCTGTACGAGCCGCAGGAAATGCTGGAGGAAAATAAACGCTATTTCAGAAAAATCCTGCACGACTTCATTACCCGATACCCCTTTAATCCTGACCTATTTCCCAGCGAAACTGAAGCGCCACAAGCATCATGA
- a CDS encoding type I restriction-modification system subunit M, producing MTDQDQRKLGKILWDIADQLRGAMNADDFRDYMLSFLFLRYLSDNYVAAAQKELGTDYPDNSDQPGTSPLQIWYECNLDDAPEFEKQMRRKVHYVIEPRYLWSNIAEMARTHDDELLNNLQAGFSYIENESFQSTFQGLFSEINLASEKLGRDYLQRNAKLCTIITKIAEGLMEFSTDSDTLGDAYEYLIGQFAAGSGKKAGEFYTPQQISRILSGIVTLDSQEPSTGPKEHLESVMDFACGSGSLLLNVRNRMGPHGIGKIYGQEKNITTYNLARMNMLLHGVKDSEFEIFHGDTLTNDWEFLRELNPAKKPYFDAVVANPPFSYRWTPNEALGEDVRFKNYGLAPKSAADFAFLLHGFHFLKEEGVMAIILPHGVLFRGGAEARIRHKLLTDGHIDTIIGLPPNLFFSTGIPVCILVLKKCKKPDDVLFINAAEHFEKGKRQNRLAEEHIEKIIDTYKYRKEEERYSRRVEMDEIEGHGYNLNISRYISTAIPEPEIDLKTVNKDLVSFDKKIRAARDKHNAFLKELGLPPLPGE from the coding sequence ATGACCGACCAAGACCAAAGAAAACTGGGCAAAATCCTCTGGGACATAGCCGACCAACTGCGCGGGGCCATGAACGCGGACGACTTCCGCGACTATATGCTGTCCTTTCTCTTTCTGCGCTACCTCTCGGACAACTACGTGGCGGCAGCCCAAAAGGAACTGGGGACGGACTACCCGGATAACAGCGATCAGCCCGGCACATCCCCCCTGCAAATCTGGTACGAGTGCAATCTGGATGACGCCCCTGAATTTGAGAAGCAGATGCGCCGCAAAGTCCATTACGTGATCGAGCCCCGCTATCTGTGGAGCAACATTGCCGAAATGGCCCGCACTCACGACGATGAACTGCTCAACAACCTGCAGGCGGGCTTTAGTTATATCGAGAACGAGTCCTTCCAAAGCACCTTCCAAGGATTGTTCTCCGAGATCAACTTGGCTTCGGAGAAGCTGGGCCGTGACTATCTCCAGCGCAATGCCAAGCTCTGCACCATCATCACAAAGATTGCCGAAGGGCTGATGGAGTTCTCCACCGATTCGGATACACTGGGCGATGCCTATGAATATCTGATTGGTCAGTTTGCAGCCGGTTCTGGCAAGAAAGCAGGGGAATTCTACACGCCGCAGCAGATTTCAAGAATCCTCTCTGGCATCGTTACGCTCGACAGCCAGGAGCCTTCAACCGGCCCCAAAGAGCACCTGGAGAGTGTTATGGACTTTGCATGCGGCTCTGGTTCGCTGTTGCTCAATGTACGAAACCGCATGGGACCGCATGGCATTGGCAAAATATATGGGCAGGAGAAGAATATCACCACCTATAACCTTGCCCGTATGAACATGCTTCTCCATGGGGTGAAGGATTCTGAATTTGAAATCTTCCACGGCGATACCCTGACAAACGACTGGGAGTTTCTGAGGGAACTTAACCCGGCCAAGAAACCCTATTTCGATGCGGTTGTCGCCAATCCTCCTTTCAGCTATCGCTGGACCCCCAATGAGGCATTAGGCGAAGACGTACGCTTCAAAAACTACGGTCTGGCCCCTAAATCCGCCGCTGATTTCGCCTTTCTCCTGCATGGCTTCCACTTCCTCAAAGAGGAAGGTGTCATGGCCATCATTCTCCCTCATGGTGTGCTCTTCCGGGGAGGTGCGGAAGCACGAATCCGCCATAAGCTACTGACAGATGGTCACATCGACACGATTATCGGACTGCCTCCCAACCTGTTTTTTTCAACCGGTATCCCTGTCTGTATTCTTGTTCTCAAGAAGTGCAAGAAGCCCGATGACGTCCTCTTCATCAACGCCGCAGAACACTTCGAAAAAGGCAAACGCCAGAATCGTTTGGCTGAAGAGCATATCGAGAAGATCATCGACACCTACAAGTATCGCAAGGAGGAGGAGCGCTACTCACGCCGAGTCGAGATGGATGAGATTGAGGGCCATGGCTACAATCTCAATATTTCTCGCTACATAAGCACAGCCATTCCCGAGCCAGAGATTGATCTGAAGACGGTAAATAAGGATCTCGTGTCGTTTGATAAGAAAATTCGTGCGGCACGCGACAAGCACAATGCTTTCCTCAAAGAACTTGGACTACCGCCGTTGCCCGGGGAATAA
- a CDS encoding recombinase family protein, with product MKAESSTAAKPVRCAIYTRKSVTEGLDQEFNTLDAQREAAEAFIASQRHEGWVALPDEFSDGGFTGGNMDRPGIQKLLRAVEDDEVDCIVVYKIDRLSRSLLDFARIIELLEKHNCSFVSVTQQFNTKNSMGRLTLNILLSFAQFEREIIAERTRDKIVAARKKGKWTGGYPVLGYDIGKDKKLALNTDEAVTVRQIYELYIRHEAVLPVVQACRQHGWLTKAWISGSGRRMGGQPFNKPRLYSLLTNPLYLGKIRAGSELTEGEHPAIIDDGVFAKVRSLLDRNRRSRGGNVRNKHGALLKGLLYDAKTGYAMAHTFTKKGNRLYRYYVSTQAAKEGWETCAGASFPASEIESFVVENIRQMGKDSELQQAVLEETDAFDQPAQREELLAAMASFDPCWNEMAPRERTRLVELVIEKILVDSEAGKLAIQFRPSGIRTLLNEGNS from the coding sequence ATGAAGGCTGAATCTTCCACTGCCGCGAAGCCGGTACGCTGCGCGATCTACACGCGCAAGTCCGTGACCGAAGGGTTGGATCAGGAGTTCAACACGCTCGATGCCCAGCGAGAAGCTGCAGAGGCTTTCATCGCCAGCCAGCGCCACGAGGGCTGGGTGGCCTTGCCGGACGAGTTCAGCGACGGTGGCTTCACCGGCGGCAACATGGACCGCCCCGGCATCCAGAAACTGCTCCGGGCTGTCGAGGACGATGAGGTGGACTGCATCGTGGTCTATAAAATTGACCGTCTTTCCCGTAGCCTACTGGACTTCGCCCGTATCATAGAACTTCTCGAAAAGCACAATTGCTCCTTCGTGTCGGTGACCCAGCAGTTCAATACCAAGAACTCGATGGGACGGCTGACGCTCAACATCCTGCTGTCCTTCGCCCAGTTCGAGCGCGAGATTATAGCCGAGCGTACCCGCGACAAGATTGTTGCCGCCCGCAAGAAAGGCAAATGGACCGGAGGCTACCCGGTGCTCGGCTACGACATCGGCAAAGATAAAAAATTGGCATTGAATACCGATGAGGCCGTGACCGTCCGCCAGATCTACGAGTTGTATATTCGACATGAAGCGGTGCTCCCGGTGGTGCAGGCCTGCCGCCAGCACGGCTGGCTGACCAAGGCCTGGATTTCTGGCAGTGGCCGCAGAATGGGCGGGCAGCCCTTCAACAAGCCCCGTCTCTACAGCCTGCTGACCAACCCGCTTTACTTGGGCAAAATCCGGGCCGGAAGCGAACTGACCGAAGGTGAGCATCCGGCGATCATCGACGATGGCGTTTTTGCCAAGGTGCGGTCCCTGCTGGACCGCAACCGGCGCAGTCGGGGAGGGAATGTCCGCAACAAGCATGGGGCGCTCCTGAAGGGCCTGCTTTATGACGCCAAGACCGGTTACGCCATGGCCCACACCTTCACCAAGAAGGGCAACCGCCTCTACCGCTACTACGTCAGCACGCAGGCGGCGAAAGAAGGCTGGGAGACCTGTGCGGGGGCATCGTTTCCGGCCAGCGAAATCGAATCCTTCGTGGTGGAGAACATCCGCCAGATGGGCAAAGACTCCGAGTTACAGCAGGCTGTGCTGGAGGAAACGGATGCCTTCGACCAGCCCGCCCAGAGGGAGGAATTGCTCGCCGCAATGGCGAGTTTCGACCCCTGCTGGAATGAGATGGCTCCCCGCGAGCGCACACGGCTCGTCGAATTGGTCATCGAAAAGATATTGGTGGATTCGGAGGCCGGGAAATTGGCCATCCAGTTCCGGCCCTCAGGCATACGAACCCTGTTGAACGAAGGTAATTCATGA
- a CDS encoding DUF2924 domain-containing protein codes for MNAKTRDAIAVLEDMSVGQLRERYLEVFGEIARTRNKQFLRKRVAWRIQALAEGDLSARARRRAEEIANDADLRIRAPRQVTTTLNTERMVTATVQPGRDPRLPMPGTVLKRRYKGQVIRAMVLDNGFECGGEVFESLSALATHITGTRWNGFQFFGLRQKGGTHEG; via the coding sequence ATGAACGCAAAAACAAGAGACGCAATCGCCGTGCTGGAGGACATGAGTGTGGGCCAGTTGCGGGAACGCTACCTGGAGGTGTTCGGGGAAATTGCCCGAACCCGCAATAAGCAGTTCCTGCGTAAGCGGGTGGCCTGGCGCATTCAGGCGCTTGCCGAGGGAGACCTTTCGGCACGCGCCCGCCGCCGCGCCGAAGAGATTGCCAACGACGCGGATTTGCGCATTCGCGCCCCGCGCCAAGTGACCACGACGCTGAACACGGAACGCATGGTTACGGCTACCGTCCAGCCGGGCCGCGACCCCCGCCTGCCGATGCCCGGAACTGTATTGAAACGCAGATATAAGGGGCAGGTCATCCGGGCGATGGTCCTCGACAACGGATTCGAGTGTGGCGGCGAGGTTTTTGAGTCCCTCTCCGCACTCGCCACCCATATCACCGGCACGCGTTGGAACGGCTTCCAGTTCTTCGGATTGCGCCAAAAGGGAGGTACCCATGAAGGCTGA
- a CDS encoding phage BR0599 family protein, with amino-acid sequence MNYLDLPVFPLVADLGESIRRTLNYEPEVTDIGFGAQPAMPVQANTQERLQIVSVAPDADALDAVEAFFAARSGRFKAFWLATGAEDVTVLSASATVFIDTSTFSDWSHLKGKHLAFRSLDGQYVFRKILLVESTAFATRSQVMLDEALPANADCWQVSRLLLVRLSSDEIEYDFEADNHARIRFTGIELTEEYAAPNSLATRHPVYLYRITRRYGVRDIYSLHLTSHDTPVNSGVIWQPVPIDHSGLSVSTEGDTDKLNLELFAWEGNPFEDWLPIHIGQPTGVVLSLAHVDEATGLVLEAPAILFRGIIESVTRQGYTLKAKAVSPLSYGEKRVPRFFLQTRCNYQLFDGSTCRVPSATYRLTGTIEAIDTDGGSIYFESAALADKAADWLAGGYLEIGTAPQVEVRTIRYAEILSETRHRLYLNASLRTSLTGDACSAWPGCDRTPDCCRQRFDNFVNYGGHPFIPYENPTLKAMPLASTASGGGKK; translated from the coding sequence ATGAACTATCTCGACCTTCCCGTCTTTCCTCTGGTGGCCGACTTGGGCGAGTCGATACGCCGGACGTTGAACTACGAACCGGAAGTCACCGACATCGGCTTTGGAGCCCAACCTGCTATGCCGGTGCAGGCCAATACACAGGAGCGTCTGCAAATCGTCAGCGTGGCCCCGGACGCTGACGCCCTTGATGCGGTGGAGGCGTTCTTCGCGGCCCGAAGCGGGCGCTTCAAAGCCTTTTGGCTGGCGACCGGCGCAGAGGATGTGACGGTACTGAGTGCGTCGGCCACCGTGTTCATCGACACATCCACCTTCTCCGACTGGTCGCACCTGAAAGGGAAGCACCTCGCATTCCGTTCGTTGGACGGCCAGTACGTTTTTAGAAAGATCCTGCTCGTCGAATCCACCGCCTTCGCCACGCGCTCACAGGTTATGCTCGACGAAGCCTTGCCCGCCAACGCGGACTGTTGGCAGGTCTCGCGCCTGCTCTTGGTGCGGCTTTCCAGTGACGAGATTGAATACGACTTCGAGGCCGACAACCATGCCCGCATCCGCTTCACTGGTATCGAACTGACCGAGGAATACGCCGCCCCCAACTCGCTCGCCACCCGCCACCCGGTCTATCTCTACCGCATCACCCGCCGCTATGGGGTGCGCGACATCTACTCCCTGCACCTGACGAGCCACGACACGCCAGTCAACAGTGGCGTCATCTGGCAGCCGGTCCCCATCGACCACAGCGGCCTGTCCGTCTCCACCGAGGGCGACACCGACAAGCTGAACCTCGAACTCTTCGCCTGGGAGGGGAATCCCTTCGAGGATTGGCTGCCCATCCATATCGGCCAGCCTACCGGTGTCGTCTTGAGCCTCGCCCACGTCGATGAAGCCACCGGCCTCGTGCTGGAGGCCCCGGCCATCCTGTTCCGGGGCATCATCGAATCCGTCACTCGGCAGGGCTACACGCTCAAAGCCAAGGCGGTGAGTCCGCTTTCTTACGGTGAAAAGCGCGTCCCGCGCTTCTTCCTCCAAACCCGTTGCAACTACCAGTTATTCGACGGTTCCACCTGCCGCGTGCCTTCGGCCACCTATCGGCTGACCGGCACCATTGAAGCCATCGACACGGACGGCGGGAGTATCTACTTTGAGTCTGCCGCCCTCGCGGACAAAGCCGCCGACTGGCTGGCGGGCGGCTATCTCGAAATCGGCACCGCCCCGCAGGTCGAGGTCCGCACCATCCGCTATGCCGAAATCCTCTCTGAGACCCGCCATCGGCTCTACCTCAACGCCTCCCTGCGCACCTCGCTAACCGGGGATGCCTGCTCGGCTTGGCCCGGCTGTGACCGCACTCCTGATTGCTGCCGTCAGCGATTTGACAACTTCGTCAATTACGGTGGTCACCCGTTCATCCCCTACGAAAATCCGACCCTCAAAGCCATGCCTCTCGCCAGCACTGCCTCCGGCGGTGGCAAGAAGTAG